In Silene latifolia isolate original U9 population chromosome 3, ASM4854445v1, whole genome shotgun sequence, a single window of DNA contains:
- the LOC141648406 gene encoding uncharacterized protein LOC141648406, which produces MEVSSSHNSGSVLWFFKDKGFDDKSINDMFKRCKRLENLQREKASQNWAYLQSLGIQERKLPSIVGKCPKLLTFGVDETLEPMVQCLKTLATKPEDVTTAIIKFPYIFSHSAEGKLCPLLGFFEALGIPEKQLGKMILTNPRIVSYSIEPKLTRLVDFFTKLGLTEEGLIGKILVKNPYIMGYNVEKRLQPTVDFLTKVGLTKPDLQKVAVNYPEVLCRDVDKVLRPNFDFLKNSGFDGQQIATVVSGYPPVLIKSIKNSLEPKIKFLVGVMGRRIQDVVEYPDFFRHGLKKSLELRQKVLSQKNVDFSLNEMLYYNKKKFCLKYGST; this is translated from the coding sequence ATGGAGGTTAGCAGCAGCCATAACAGTGGCAGTGTTCTGTGGTTCTTCAAGGACAAAGGTTTTGACGATAAAAGCATCAACGACATGTTTAAAAGATGCAAGCGGCTTGAGAACTTACAAAGGGAAAAGGCATCCCAAAACTGGGCTTACTTACAAAGCCTCGGCATTCAAGAGAGAAAACTTCCATCAATTGTTGGAAAGTGTCCTAAACTTCTCACATTTGGAGTCGATGAGACCCTTGAACCCATGGTTCAATGCCTCAAAACTCTGGCTACGAAGCCAGAAGATGTTACGACTGCCATAATCAAATTTCCTTACATCTTTTCTCACAGTGCGGAGGGAAAACTCTGTCCATTGTTGGGTTTCTTTGAGGCACTCGGGATTCCCGAGAAACAACTTGGTAAAATGATATTGACGAACCCTAGAATTGTTAGCTATAGTATAGAGCCAAAGCTTACTCGACTTGTCGATTTCTTTACCAAGCTTGGTTTAACTGAAGAGGGATTGATTGGCAAGATTCTGGTGAAAAATCCTTACATAATGGGTTATAATGTCGAAAAAAGATTGCAACCAACTGTAGATTTTCTTACGAAGGTCGGTCTCACAAAGCCGGATCTTCAAAAAGTGGCTGTAAACTACCCTGAAGTTTTGTGTAGAGATGTTGATAAAGTTCTTAGACCAAATTTTGATTTTCTTAAGAACTCGGGATTTGATGGTCAGCAAATAGCGACTGTGGTGTCTGGCTATCCCCCGGTATTGATCAAAAGCATCAAAAACTCATTAGAGCCAAAGATAAAGTTTCTTGTGGGAGTAATGGGAAGAAGGATTCAGGATGTTGTTGAATATCCTGATTTTTTCCGACATGGGTTGAAAAAGAGCTTGGAGTTGCGACAAAAGGTATTGTCGCAGAAGAACGTGGATTTTAGCTTGAATGAGATGCTGTACTACAATAAAAAGAAGTTCTGTTTGAAATATGGTTCGACATAG